One Streptomyces sp. NBC_01237 genomic region harbors:
- the rpsH gene encoding 30S ribosomal protein S8, with product MTMTDPIADMLTRLRNANSAYHDDVAMPHSKIKSHIAEILQQEGFITGWKVEDAEVGKNLVLELKFGPNRERSIAGIKRISKPGLRVYAKSTNLPKVLGGLGVAIISTSHGLLTGQQASKKGVGGEVLAYVW from the coding sequence ATGACCATGACTGATCCCATCGCAGACATGCTCACGCGTCTGCGTAACGCGAACTCGGCGTATCACGACGATGTCGCGATGCCGCACAGCAAGATCAAGTCGCACATCGCGGAGATCCTCCAGCAGGAGGGCTTCATCACCGGCTGGAAGGTCGAGGACGCTGAGGTTGGAAAGAACCTCGTCCTCGAGCTGAAGTTCGGCCCGAACCGCGAGCGCTCGATCGCCGGCATCAAGCGAATCTCGAAGCCGGGTCTGCGTGTATACGCAAAGTCCACCAACCTGCCGAAGGTTCTCGGCGGCCTGGGCGTGGCGATCATCTCCACGTCCCACGGTCTCCTGACCGGCCAGCAGGCCAGCAAGAAGGGCGTAGGTGGGGAAGTCCTCGCCTACGTCTGGTAG
- the rplF gene encoding 50S ribosomal protein L6 codes for MSRIGKLPIQVPAGVDVTIDGRTVAVKGPKGTLTHTVAAPIEVSKGEDGVLNVVRPNDERQNKALHGLSRTLVANMITGVTQGYSKALEISGVGYRVQAKGSNLEFALGYSHPILIEAPDGITFKVESPTKLSVEGIDKQKVGEVAANIRKLRKPDPYKAKGVKYAGEVIRRKVGKAGK; via the coding sequence ATGTCGCGAATCGGCAAGCTCCCCATCCAGGTTCCCGCCGGTGTGGACGTCACCATCGATGGCCGCACGGTCGCGGTGAAGGGCCCCAAGGGGACCCTCACGCACACCGTCGCAGCGCCGATCGAGGTCTCCAAGGGTGAGGACGGCGTTCTGAACGTCGTCCGCCCGAACGACGAGCGTCAGAACAAGGCCCTTCACGGCCTGTCCCGCACGCTGGTGGCGAACATGATCACCGGTGTGACCCAGGGATACAGCAAGGCGCTCGAGATCAGCGGTGTCGGTTACCGCGTCCAGGCGAAGGGCTCCAACCTGGAGTTCGCCCTGGGCTACAGCCACCCGATCCTCATCGAGGCTCCGGATGGCATCACCTTCAAGGTCGAGTCGCCCACGAAGCTCAGCGTCGAGGGCATCGACAAGCAGAAGGTCGGCGAGGTAGCCGCCAACATCCGCAAGCTGCGGAAGCCCGACCCGTACAAGGCCAAGGGCGTCAAGTACGCGGGCGAGGTCATCCGCCGCAAGGTCGGAAAGGCTGGTAAGTAG
- the rplR gene encoding 50S ribosomal protein L18, translating to MAYGVKIAKGDAYKRAALKRRHIRVRKHISGSPERPRLVVTRSNRHMVAQVIDDIAGHTLASASTLDVSIRGGEGDKSAQAQQVGALVAERAKAAGVEAVVFDRGGNQYAGRIAALADAAREAGLKF from the coding sequence ATGGCATACGGTGTGAAGATCGCCAAGGGCGACGCGTACAAGCGTGCCGCTCTCAAGCGCCGCCACATCCGCGTCCGCAAGCACATCTCCGGTTCGCCGGAGCGTCCCCGCTTGGTCGTGACGCGTTCCAACCGCCACATGGTCGCTCAGGTGATCGACGACATCGCGGGCCACACGCTCGCGTCGGCGTCGACCCTGGACGTGTCCATCCGTGGTGGCGAGGGTGACAAGAGCGCCCAGGCCCAGCAGGTCGGCGCCCTGGTCGCCGAGCGTGCCAAGGCCGCAGGCGTCGAGGCCGTCGTGTTTGACCGCGGTGGTAACCAGTACGCCGGGCGGATTGCCGCTCTGGCTGACGCCGCCCGTGAAGCCGGGCTGAAGTTCTAA
- the rpsE gene encoding 30S ribosomal protein S5, producing the protein MAGPQRRGSGAGGGERRDRKGRDGGASAAEKTAYVERVVAINRVAKVVKGGRRFSFTALVVVGDGDGTVGVGYGKAKEVPAAIAKGVEEAKKSFFKVPRIQGTIPHPIQGEKAAGVVLLKPASPGTGVIAGGPVRAVLECAGVHDILSKSLGSSNPINIVHATVAALQGLQRPEEIAARRGLPLEDVAPAALLRARAGAGA; encoded by the coding sequence ATGGCTGGACCCCAGCGCCGCGGAAGCGGTGCCGGTGGCGGCGAGCGGCGGGACCGGAAGGGCCGTGACGGTGGCGCCAGCGCCGCCGAGAAGACCGCGTACGTTGAGCGCGTCGTCGCGATCAACCGCGTCGCCAAGGTTGTGAAGGGTGGTCGTCGCTTCAGCTTCACCGCGCTGGTCGTGGTGGGCGATGGTGACGGCACCGTCGGTGTCGGATACGGCAAGGCCAAGGAAGTTCCCGCGGCCATCGCCAAGGGCGTTGAAGAGGCCAAGAAGAGCTTCTTCAAGGTTCCGCGTATCCAGGGCACCATCCCTCACCCGATCCAGGGCGAGAAGGCTGCGGGCGTCGTTCTGCTCAAGCCTGCTTCCCCCGGTACCGGTGTGATCGCCGGTGGCCCCGTGCGCGCCGTTCTGGAGTGCGCGGGCGTTCACGACATCCTGTCGAAGTCGCTCGGTTCTTCGAACCCGATCAACATCGTGCACGCGACCGTGGCGGCCCTTCAGGGCCTGCAGCGTCCCGAGGAGATCGCGGCTCGCCGTGGTCTGCCCCTCGAGGACGTCGCCCCCGCGGCTCTGCTTCGTGCACGTGCGGGAGCGGGTGCGTAA
- the rpmD gene encoding 50S ribosomal protein L30, whose product MARLKITQTKSYIGSKQNHRDTLRSLGLKRLNDSVVKEDRPEFRGMVHTVRHLVTVEEVD is encoded by the coding sequence ATGGCTCGCCTCAAGATCACGCAGACGAAGTCGTACATCGGCAGCAAGCAGAACCACCGCGACACCCTGCGTTCGCTCGGGCTCAAGCGCCTGAACGACTCGGTTGTCAAGGAGGACCGCCCCGAGTTCCGCGGAATGGTGCACACCGTCCGCCACCTCGTGACGGTTGAGGAGGTTGACTGA
- the rplO gene encoding 50S ribosomal protein L15 translates to MAENSPLKAHNLRPAPGAKTAKTRVGRGEASKGKTAGRGTKGTKARYQVPERFEGGQMPLHMRLPKLKGFKNPFRTEYQVVNLDKLATLYPEGGEVTVADLVAKGAVRNNHLVKVLGQGEISVALQVSVDAVSGSAKEKIAAAGGTVTELV, encoded by the coding sequence ATGGCGGAGAACAGCCCGCTGAAGGCCCACAACCTCCGGCCTGCCCCGGGCGCCAAGACCGCCAAGACCCGTGTGGGTCGTGGTGAGGCGTCCAAGGGTAAGACCGCAGGCCGTGGTACCAAGGGTACGAAGGCCCGTTACCAGGTTCCGGAGCGCTTCGAGGGTGGCCAGATGCCCCTCCACATGCGTCTCCCGAAGCTCAAGGGCTTCAAGAACCCGTTCCGCACCGAGTACCAGGTCGTGAACCTGGACAAGCTCGCGACGCTCTACCCCGAGGGTGGAGAGGTCACGGTGGCCGATCTGGTCGCCAAGGGCGCTGTGCGCAACAACCACCTCGTCAAGGTCCTTGGCCAGGGCGAGATCTCCGTGGCGCTGCAGGTTTCGGTTGACGCCGTCTCCGGCTCCGCCAAGGAGAAGATTGCCGCCGCTGGCGGCACCGTCACCGAGCTCGTCTGA
- the secY gene encoding preprotein translocase subunit SecY, which yields MLTAFARAFKTPDLRKKLLFTLGIIVLYRLGAHIPVPGVSYENVQTCVDQASKGNNSLFGLVNMFSGGALLQITIFALGIMPYITASIILQLLTVVIPRLEALKKEGQSGTAKITQYTRYLTVALAILQGTGLVATARSGALFSSCSVGDQIVPNQSIFTTVVMVLTMTAGTAAVMWLGELITDRGIGNGMSILMFISIAASFPGALWAIKESGKLADGWIEFGTVILIGFVMVGLVVFVEQAQRRIPVQYAKRMIGRRSYGGTSTYIPLKVNQAGVIPVIFASSLLYIPALIVQFSNSQAGWATWIQDHFVKGDHPYYIATYFLLIVFFAFFYVAISFNPEEVADNMKKYGGFIPGIRAGRPTAEYLSYVLNRITWPGSLYLGLIALVPTMALAGFGGANQNFPFGGTSILIIVGVGLETVKQIESQLQQRNYEGFLR from the coding sequence GTGCTCACCGCGTTCGCCCGGGCGTTCAAGACGCCCGACCTGCGCAAGAAGCTGCTCTTCACGCTCGGCATCATCGTGCTCTACCGGCTCGGGGCACACATCCCGGTACCCGGTGTGAGCTACGAGAACGTCCAGACCTGTGTTGACCAGGCAAGTAAGGGCAACAACAGCCTCTTCGGCCTGGTGAACATGTTCAGCGGTGGTGCACTGCTGCAGATCACGATCTTCGCGCTCGGCATCATGCCGTACATCACGGCCAGCATCATTCTTCAGTTGCTGACCGTCGTCATCCCCCGACTCGAAGCCCTCAAGAAGGAGGGGCAGTCGGGCACGGCCAAGATCACGCAGTACACGCGTTATCTGACCGTGGCCCTCGCCATCCTCCAGGGCACCGGCCTCGTGGCGACTGCTCGCAGCGGTGCGCTGTTCAGCAGCTGCTCCGTGGGCGACCAGATCGTCCCGAATCAGTCGATCTTCACGACGGTCGTCATGGTGCTCACCATGACCGCCGGAACCGCCGCCGTCATGTGGCTCGGTGAGCTCATCACCGACCGCGGTATCGGCAACGGCATGTCGATCCTGATGTTCATCTCGATCGCCGCGAGCTTCCCCGGTGCCCTGTGGGCCATCAAGGAGAGCGGCAAGCTGGCCGACGGCTGGATCGAGTTCGGCACGGTGATCCTCATCGGCTTCGTGATGGTCGGGCTCGTCGTCTTCGTCGAGCAGGCCCAGCGCCGGATTCCGGTGCAGTACGCGAAGCGCATGATCGGCCGCAGGTCGTACGGCGGTACGTCCACGTACATCCCGCTGAAGGTGAACCAGGCGGGTGTGATTCCCGTCATCTTCGCTTCTTCGCTGCTCTACATCCCGGCCCTGATCGTCCAGTTCTCGAACTCCCAGGCGGGCTGGGCGACCTGGATTCAGGACCACTTCGTCAAGGGTGACCACCCGTACTACATCGCGACGTACTTCCTGTTGATCGTGTTCTTCGCCTTCTTCTATGTGGCGATCTCGTTCAACCCCGAGGAAGTTGCCGACAACATGAAGAAGTATGGTGGCTTCATCCCGGGTATCCGGGCTGGTCGACCTACTGCCGAGTACCTGAGCTACGTGCTCAACAGGATCACTTGGCCGGGCTCGCTGTACCTGGGTCTGATCGCTCTTGTGCCGACGATGGCGTTGGCAGGCTTCGGCGGTGCAAACCAGAACTTCCCGTTCGGCGGGACAAGCATCCTGATCATCGTGGGTGTGGGTCTGGAAACCGTGAAGCAGATTGAGAGTCAGCTCCAGCAGCGCAATTACGAAGGGTTCCTCCGCTGA
- a CDS encoding adenylate kinase: protein MRIVLVGPPGAGKGTQAAYLAKNLSIPHISTGDLFRANISQGTDLGKQARSFMDAGRLVPDEVTIGMAKDRMAQSDAVNGFLLDGFPRNVGQAEALDAMLKDEGVKLDAVLDLEVPEDEVVKRIAGRRICRSDSAHVFHVTYNPPQTEGVCDTCGGELYQRDDDSEETVRTRLEVYHTQTEPIIDYYRAQGLVVTISALGKVTDVTARAMEALQKSDQD from the coding sequence ATGCGAATCGTCCTCGTCGGGCCTCCTGGTGCCGGCAAGGGAACGCAGGCTGCGTACCTTGCCAAGAACCTGTCGATTCCGCACATCTCCACGGGCGACCTCTTCCGCGCCAACATCAGCCAGGGCACCGACCTTGGCAAGCAGGCCCGTTCCTTCATGGACGCGGGCCGGCTGGTGCCGGACGAGGTAACCATCGGAATGGCCAAGGACCGCATGGCCCAGTCGGACGCCGTGAACGGCTTCCTGCTCGACGGCTTCCCGCGCAACGTGGGGCAGGCCGAAGCTCTTGACGCGATGCTCAAGGACGAGGGCGTAAAGCTGGACGCGGTCCTCGACCTGGAGGTCCCCGAGGACGAGGTCGTGAAGCGGATCGCGGGTCGCCGCATCTGCCGCAGCGACAGCGCGCACGTCTTCCACGTGACGTACAACCCGCCGCAGACCGAGGGTGTCTGCGACACCTGCGGCGGCGAGCTGTACCAGCGGGACGACGACAGCGAGGAGACGGTCCGTACCCGGCTGGAGGTCTACCACACGCAGACCGAGCCGATCATCGACTACTACCGCGCCCAGGGCCTGGTGGTGACCATCTCCGCGCTCGGCAAGGTCACCGATGTGACCGCGCGTGCCATGGAGGCGCTCCAGAAGTCCGACCAGGACTGA
- the map gene encoding type I methionyl aminopeptidase: MVQIKTPEQIAKMREAGLVVAAIHAATREAAVPGATTKDLDEVARKVIADHGAKSNFLGYGGFPATICTSVNEVVVHGIPDEKTVLKDGDIISIDAGAIIDGWHGDAAYTAFVGTGHAPELIELSRVTEESMWAGIAAMKVNNRLVDISKAIETYIRRQPRPATGKYGIIEDYGGHGIGTEMHMDPHLLNYVSRKRGKGIKLVPGVCLAIEPMVSLGTAQTEVLSDDWTVLTTDKTWSSHWEHSIALTEQGPLVLTSPDCGRAKLAEYGITAAPDPLG; encoded by the coding sequence ATGGTGCAGATCAAGACCCCCGAGCAGATCGCGAAGATGCGCGAGGCGGGCCTGGTGGTCGCTGCCATTCACGCCGCCACCCGTGAGGCGGCCGTTCCGGGCGCCACCACGAAGGACCTGGACGAGGTCGCACGCAAGGTGATCGCCGATCACGGAGCGAAGTCGAACTTCCTCGGGTACGGCGGGTTCCCCGCGACCATCTGCACCTCGGTCAACGAGGTCGTCGTGCACGGCATCCCCGACGAGAAGACCGTCCTCAAGGACGGCGACATCATCTCGATCGACGCCGGCGCGATCATCGACGGCTGGCACGGCGACGCCGCGTACACCGCCTTCGTCGGCACCGGTCACGCCCCGGAGCTGATCGAGCTCTCCCGGGTGACCGAGGAGTCGATGTGGGCCGGGATCGCCGCGATGAAGGTGAACAACCGCCTGGTCGACATCTCGAAGGCGATCGAGACCTACATCCGCCGCCAGCCCCGCCCGGCCACCGGCAAGTACGGGATCATCGAGGACTACGGCGGCCACGGCATCGGCACCGAGATGCACATGGACCCGCACCTGCTGAACTACGTCTCCCGCAAGCGAGGCAAGGGCATCAAGCTGGTGCCGGGCGTCTGCCTGGCCATCGAGCCCATGGTCTCGCTCGGTACGGCGCAGACCGAGGTGCTCAGCGACGACTGGACGGTCCTCACGACCGACAAAACCTGGTCCTCGCACTGGGAGCACTCGATCGCCCTGACGGAGCAGGGGCCGCTGGTCCTCACCTCTCCGGACTGCGGCCGGGCCAAGCTGGCGGAGTACGGCATCACGGCGGCCCCCGACCCCCTGGGGTGA
- the infA gene encoding translation initiation factor IF-1: protein MAKKQGAIEIEGTVIESLPNAMFKVELQNGHKVLAHISGKMRMHYIRILPDDRVVVELSPYDLTRGRIVYRYK, encoded by the coding sequence GTGGCCAAGAAGCAAGGTGCCATCGAAATTGAGGGCACCGTGATCGAGTCCCTCCCGAACGCCATGTTCAAGGTGGAACTCCAGAACGGTCACAAGGTCCTCGCGCACATCAGCGGCAAGATGCGGATGCACTACATCCGTATCCTCCCGGATGACCGGGTCGTGGTGGAGCTTTCCCCGTACGACCTGACGCGTGGCCGGATCGTCTACCGGTACAAGTAG
- the rpmJ gene encoding 50S ribosomal protein L36, producing MKVKPSVKKICDKCKVIRRHGRVMVICDNLRHKQRQG from the coding sequence ATGAAGGTCAAGCCGAGCGTCAAGAAGATCTGCGACAAGTGCAAGGTGATCCGCCGTCACGGTCGGGTCATGGTCATCTGCGACAACCTGCGCCACAAGCAGCGCCAGGGCTGA
- the rpsM gene encoding 30S ribosomal protein S13, whose amino-acid sequence MARVSGVDIPREKRVEVALTYVFGIGRTRSKEILATTGVDPNARVRDLAEEDLVKIREYVDANLRTEGDLRREIQADIRRKVEIGCYQGIRHRRGLPVHGQRTSTNARTRKGPRRAIAGKKKPGKK is encoded by the coding sequence ATGGCACGCGTTTCAGGTGTTGACATCCCGCGCGAAAAGCGCGTGGAGGTTGCCCTCACCTACGTCTTCGGTATCGGGCGCACCCGGTCCAAGGAGATCCTCGCCACCACCGGTGTCGACCCGAACGCCCGCGTTCGTGACCTGGCCGAAGAGGACCTGGTCAAGATCCGCGAGTACGTCGACGCCAACCTCCGCACCGAGGGTGACCTTCGACGCGAGATCCAGGCCGACATCCGCCGCAAGGTCGAGATCGGCTGCTACCAGGGCATCCGTCACCGTCGCGGTCTGCCCGTCCACGGCCAGCGCACCAGCACGAACGCGCGTACCCGCAAGGGCCCGCGTCGCGCCATCGCCGGTAAGAAGAAGCCGGGCAAGAAGTAG
- the rpsK gene encoding 30S ribosomal protein S11, translating into MPPKGRQGAAKKVRRKEKKNVAHGHAHIKSTFNNTIVSITDPAGNVISWASAGHVGFKGSRKSTPFAAQMAAESAARRAQEHGMRKVDVFVKGPGSGRETAIRSLQATGLEVGSIQDVTPTPHNGCRPPKRRRV; encoded by the coding sequence ATGCCCCCCAAGGGTCGTCAGGGCGCAGCCAAGAAGGTGCGTCGCAAGGAAAAGAAGAACGTCGCTCACGGCCACGCGCACATCAAGAGCACGTTCAACAACACCATCGTCTCGATCACGGACCCCGCGGGCAACGTGATCTCCTGGGCCTCCGCCGGCCACGTCGGCTTCAAGGGCTCGCGCAAGTCCACCCCCTTCGCCGCGCAGATGGCCGCCGAGTCGGCCGCCCGCCGCGCGCAGGAGCACGGCATGCGCAAGGTTGACGTCTTCGTCAAGGGTCCGGGCTCCGGCCGCGAGACCGCGATCCGCTCCCTCCAGGCCACGGGCCTGGAGGTCGGTTCGATCCAGGACGTCACCCCGACGCCGCACAACGGCTGCCGTCCGCCGAAGCGTCGTCGCGTCTGA
- a CDS encoding DNA-directed RNA polymerase subunit alpha — protein sequence MLIAQRPSLTEEVVDEFRSRFVIEPLEPGFGYTLGNSLRRTLLSSIPGAAVTSIRIDGVLHEFTTVPGVKEDVTDLILNIKQLVVSSEHDEPVVMYLRKQGPGLVTAADIAPPAGVEVHNPDLVLATLNGKGKLEMELTVERGRGYVSAVQNKQVGQEIGRIPVDSIYSPVLKVTYKVEATRVEQRTDFDKLIVDVETKQAMRPRDAMASAGKTLVELFGLARELNIDAEGIDMGPSPTDAALAADLALPIEELELTVRSYNCLKREGIHSVGELVARSEADLLDIRNFGAKSIDEVKAKLAGMGLALKDSPPGFDPTAAADAFGADDDADAGFVETEQY from the coding sequence ATGCTGATCGCTCAGCGTCCGTCGCTGACCGAAGAGGTCGTCGACGAGTTCCGGTCCCGGTTCGTCATCGAGCCGCTGGAGCCGGGCTTCGGCTACACCCTCGGCAACTCCCTGCGCCGCACGCTCCTCTCCTCGATCCCCGGCGCTGCTGTCACCAGCATCCGGATCGACGGTGTCCTGCACGAGTTCACCACCGTGCCGGGCGTCAAGGAGGACGTGACCGACCTCATCCTCAACATCAAGCAGCTGGTCGTCTCCTCGGAGCACGACGAGCCGGTCGTGATGTACCTGCGCAAGCAGGGCCCCGGCCTGGTCACCGCTGCTGACATCGCCCCGCCGGCCGGTGTCGAGGTCCACAACCCGGACCTGGTCCTGGCCACGCTGAACGGCAAGGGCAAGCTGGAGATGGAGCTGACCGTCGAGCGCGGTCGCGGCTACGTCTCCGCCGTCCAGAACAAGCAGGTGGGCCAGGAGATCGGCCGGATTCCGGTCGACTCCATCTACTCGCCGGTGCTCAAGGTCACGTACAAGGTCGAGGCGACCCGTGTCGAGCAGCGCACCGACTTCGACAAGCTGATCGTCGACGTCGAGACCAAGCAGGCCATGCGCCCGCGTGACGCCATGGCGTCCGCCGGTAAGACCCTGGTCGAGCTGTTCGGTCTGGCGCGCGAGCTCAACATCGACGCCGAGGGCATCGACATGGGCCCGTCGCCGACGGACGCGGCGCTGGCCGCCGATCTGGCGCTGCCGATCGAGGAGCTGGAGCTCACGGTCCGCTCGTACAACTGCCTCAAGCGCGAGGGCATCCACTCCGTGGGTGAGCTCGTGGCTCGTTCCGAGGCCGACCTGCTCGACATCCGCAACTTCGGTGCGAAGTCGATCGACGAGGTCAAGGCGAAGCTGGCCGGTATGGGCCTCGCGCTGAAGGACTCGCCTCCCGGCTTCGACCCGACCGCCGCGGCGGACGCGTTTGGCGCGGACGACGATGCGGATGCCGGGTTCGTGGAGACCGAGCAGTACTAG
- the rplQ gene encoding 50S ribosomal protein L17 — MPRPAKGARLGGSAAHERLLLANLAKSLFEHGRITTTEAKARRLRPVAERLVTKAKKGDIHNRRLVLQTITDKSIVHTLFTEIAPRYENRPGGYTRITKIGNRRGDNAPMAVIELVEALTVAQQATGEAEAATKRAVKEDSLKKDEAPAESAEVVEDAKPAEADAESKDA; from the coding sequence ATGCCGCGTCCCGCAAAGGGTGCCCGTCTGGGCGGCAGCGCCGCGCACGAGCGTCTGCTTCTCGCCAACCTGGCGAAGTCGCTGTTCGAGCACGGTCGCATCACCACGACCGAGGCCAAGGCCCGTCGCCTGCGTCCGGTCGCCGAGCGCCTGGTCACCAAGGCGAAGAAGGGCGACATCCACAACCGTCGCCTGGTGCTGCAGACGATCACGGACAAGAGCATCGTGCACACGCTCTTCACCGAGATCGCCCCGCGGTACGAGAACCGCCCCGGTGGTTACACCCGCATCACCAAGATCGGCAACCGTCGTGGCGACAACGCCCCGATGGCGGTCATCGAGCTGGTCGAGGCGCTGACCGTGGCGCAGCAGGCCACCGGTGAGGCCGAGGCCGCGACGAAGCGTGCGGTCAAGGAAGACTCCCTCAAGAAGGACGAGGCCCCGGCCGAGTCCGCCGAGGTCGTCGAGGACGCCAAGCCGGCCGAGGCCGACGCGGAGTCCAAGGACGCCTGA
- the truA gene encoding tRNA pseudouridine(38-40) synthase TruA has protein sequence MSDEAEPGFVRVRLDLSYDGKDFSGWAKQTSRRTVQGEIEDALRTVTRSPRTYDLTVAGRTDAGVHARGQVAHVDLPAEVWAEHQEKLLRRMAGRLPLDVRIWRAAEAPAGFNARFSAMWRRYAYRVGDRPGGVDPLTRGHVLWHDRPLDVDAMNEAAALMVGEHDFAAYCKKREGATTIRTLQKLSWVRDEVSGVLTATVQADAFCHNMVRALIGAALFVGDGRRPAGWPAEVLAAKVRDPAVHVVRPHGLTLEEVAYPADELLAARAVEARNVRTLPGAGCC, from the coding sequence GTGAGTGACGAGGCGGAGCCCGGGTTCGTACGGGTGCGGCTGGACCTGTCGTACGACGGGAAGGACTTCTCCGGCTGGGCGAAGCAGACCAGCAGGCGCACCGTGCAGGGGGAGATCGAGGACGCGCTGCGGACCGTGACGCGGTCCCCCCGTACGTACGACCTGACGGTGGCCGGGCGCACCGATGCCGGGGTGCACGCGCGGGGGCAGGTGGCGCATGTCGACCTGCCGGCCGAGGTGTGGGCCGAGCACCAGGAGAAGCTGCTGCGGCGGATGGCCGGGCGGCTTCCGCTGGACGTCCGGATCTGGCGGGCGGCCGAGGCGCCGGCCGGGTTCAACGCGCGGTTCTCCGCGATGTGGCGGCGGTACGCCTACCGGGTGGGGGACAGGCCCGGCGGGGTCGATCCGCTGACGCGCGGTCATGTGCTGTGGCACGACCGGCCGTTGGATGTGGACGCGATGAACGAGGCGGCCGCGCTGATGGTCGGGGAGCACGATTTCGCCGCGTACTGCAAGAAGCGCGAGGGTGCCACCACCATTCGTACGCTGCAGAAGCTGAGCTGGGTGCGGGACGAGGTGTCGGGGGTGCTGACCGCGACCGTGCAGGCCGACGCCTTCTGCCACAACATGGTGCGGGCGCTGATCGGTGCCGCGCTGTTCGTGGGGGACGGGCGCCGTCCGGCCGGGTGGCCCGCCGAGGTGCTGGCGGCGAAGGTGCGGGACCCGGCGGTGCACGTGGTGCGGCCGCACGGGCTGACGCTGGAGGAAGTGGCGTACCCGGCCGATGAGTTGCTGGCGGCGCGGGCGGTCGAGGCCCGGAACGTCAGGACGCTGCCGGGGGCGGGCTGCTGCTGA